The proteins below are encoded in one region of Halocatena salina:
- a CDS encoding PHA/PHB synthase family protein, which produces MNDRSSHSNPLALALDAQRQRLTTAIEAVETLDVGPLTRDIATDVGRTPSEVIYSDHLFELHHYEPRESCHDIPILFVYSLINKPFILDLQPDRSVVQRLLEAGFHVYMIGWNEPPRERRLTLDEYVNECIGNCVDVVRERSGQESINMMGYCIGGTMAAIYAALHPDSVLNLGLIAAGLCFETDDPGGVFERWNEKAWVSPREITEAYENVPSELLALALSDPNSDYVSKFARLYDNRNDDAFVATFARIERWLADGVDVAAEPFSQFIEDICRKNKICRNELSIGDEHVEFSHIDMPVLQLTARDDHLFPPETSKPFTDVIASTDTRVVEFPTGHIGLLVSERSHESVWPEVCAWFGQRS; this is translated from the coding sequence ATGAACGACCGTTCCTCACATTCCAATCCGCTCGCGCTGGCGCTCGATGCCCAGCGCCAGCGTCTCACAACCGCCATCGAAGCAGTCGAAACCCTGGATGTGGGACCGCTCACTCGAGACATTGCGACTGATGTGGGTCGGACTCCGAGCGAGGTGATTTACAGCGATCACCTCTTCGAACTCCACCACTACGAACCCCGCGAGAGCTGCCACGATATTCCGATCCTGTTCGTCTACTCGCTGATCAACAAGCCGTTCATCCTCGATCTTCAGCCGGATCGATCGGTGGTTCAGCGGCTCCTAGAGGCGGGCTTTCACGTTTACATGATCGGCTGGAACGAGCCGCCGCGCGAACGACGGCTCACGCTCGATGAGTACGTGAATGAGTGCATAGGAAACTGTGTGGATGTGGTCCGTGAGCGTTCGGGACAGGAGTCGATCAACATGATGGGATACTGCATAGGGGGCACGATGGCAGCGATCTACGCCGCGCTTCACCCTGACTCCGTCCTGAATCTGGGATTGATAGCCGCTGGCTTGTGCTTCGAAACCGACGATCCCGGTGGCGTGTTTGAACGCTGGAACGAGAAAGCGTGGGTTTCACCGCGTGAAATCACGGAGGCCTACGAAAACGTACCGTCAGAACTGCTCGCGCTCGCGCTGAGTGATCCGAATTCGGATTACGTCTCGAAGTTCGCTCGACTGTACGACAACCGCAACGACGACGCGTTCGTGGCGACGTTCGCCCGGATAGAACGCTGGCTGGCCGACGGTGTTGATGTCGCAGCCGAACCGTTCAGTCAGTTCATCGAAGATATCTGTCGGAAGAACAAGATCTGTCGGAACGAGCTGTCGATCGGTGATGAGCACGTGGAGTTCTCGCACATCGATATGCCGGTTTTGCAACTCACCGCCCGCGACGACCACCTCTTTCCACCGGAGACGAGCAAGCCATTTACTGACGTCATTGCCAGCACTGATACGCGTGTCGTCGAATTTCCAACCGGTCATATCGGCCTGTTAGTTTCGGAACGCTCTCACGAAAGTGTTTGGCCGGAGGTTTGTGCGTGGTTCGGACAGCGATCATGA